The following proteins come from a genomic window of Hoplias malabaricus isolate fHopMal1 chromosome 15, fHopMal1.hap1, whole genome shotgun sequence:
- the LOC136668895 gene encoding microfibrillar-associated protein 3-like, producing the protein MFWIIVLQIWSVILPVNTLPQVYSEASERRNSVLDGDVTVLEGSSVFIHCNVSGVPDHCQWFNSRGENVLHREHPGSLWTVERDGLNISSVGFEDRGRYTCVSWTSSGVQNFTVTLRVRYTHSGLGLYFVVICLVSFSITMVLNSTRLCLVSSHLRKTQQALDAFFTEEGPEKLQKALEVAKRIPIITSTKTAEFAKVTQFKTMEFARHMEELARSIPLPPLILNCRTLGGEGPEGLAETRGPAAIEENPSLCLAEMDIKVSVHTPAQTRSENNEDSEANEPML; encoded by the exons ATGTTCTGGATCATTGTTCTCCAAATCTGGTCTGTCATCCTCCCTGTCAACACCCTCCCTCAG GTGTACAGTGAAGCGTCTGAGAGGAGGAACAGTGTTCTGGACGGAGATGTCACGGTTCTGGAGGGCAGCagtgtgtttattcactgtaatGTCTCTGGAGTTCCTGATCACTGTCAGTGGTTCAACTCCCGAGGAGAGAACGTTCTACACAGAGAACACCCAG GGagcctgtggacagtggagagggACGGACTGAACATCAGCTCGGTGGGGTTTGAAGATCGAGGGAGGTACACCTGTGTGTCTTGGACCTCGTCCGGTGTCCAGAACTTCACTGTGACTCTGAGGGTGAGATACACTCACAGTGGACTGGGGCTGTATTTCGTGGTCATCTGCCTGGTGTCCTTCTCCATCACCATGGTCCTGAACTCCACACGACTCTGCCTTGTCAGTTCACACCTGCGCAAAACCCAGCAGGCCCTGGACGCGTTCTTCACCGAGGAGGGGCCCGAGAAACTGCAGAAGGCCCTGGAGGTTGCCAAACGCATCCCAATAATCACCTCCACCAAAACCGCGGAGTTCGCCAAG GTGACTCAGTTTAAGACGATGGAGTTCGCGAGGCACATGGAGGAACTGGCGCGCAGCATCCCGCTGCCCCCTCTGATCCTAAACTGCAGGACGCTGGGTGGTGAGGGTCCAGAAGGGTTGGCAGAGACCAGGGGTCCAGCGGCCATTGAGGAAAACCCATCACTCTGTTTGGCTGAAATGGACATTAAAGTTTCTGTCCACACCCCAGCACAGACTAGAAGTGAAAATAACGAAGATAGTGAAGCAAATGAACCAATGCTGTAA